One genomic segment of Profundibacter amoris includes these proteins:
- a CDS encoding rhomboid family intramembrane serine protease: MFPIRDHNPSLKTPYVTYALMAVNILVFLSYWGNLENPRIINQFFYNWALVPEIVSRGDHYYSLVTSMFLHGGFMHLVGNMLFLWIFGDNMEEQLGHIGYFLFYFAVGLAAGMTQILTAPHSPVPVVGASGAIAGVMGGYLLLFPKAKIDILFIFVVFFRIFAIPAWVMLGIWFGLQVLNGAIADSSMGGVAYWEHAGGFIAGILLTLPVWQRLGGKVFWDRTHGHPPHPEAKYKLSPSRIPKITRRR, translated from the coding sequence ATGTTTCCTATTCGCGATCATAACCCGTCCCTGAAAACGCCCTACGTCACCTATGCGCTGATGGCAGTGAATATTCTGGTGTTCCTGTCCTACTGGGGCAATCTGGAAAACCCGCGCATCATTAACCAGTTTTTCTACAACTGGGCGCTGGTGCCCGAGATTGTCAGCCGCGGCGACCATTACTATTCGCTGGTCACGTCAATGTTCCTGCACGGTGGTTTCATGCATCTGGTGGGCAATATGCTGTTCCTGTGGATCTTCGGCGACAATATGGAGGAACAGTTGGGCCATATCGGCTATTTTCTGTTCTATTTCGCTGTGGGGCTGGCGGCCGGTATGACGCAAATCCTGACCGCGCCACATTCACCGGTGCCGGTGGTGGGGGCCTCGGGGGCGATTGCCGGTGTGATGGGCGGCTATCTGTTGCTGTTTCCAAAGGCAAAGATCGACATCCTGTTTATCTTTGTGGTGTTCTTTCGCATCTTTGCAATCCCAGCTTGGGTGATGTTGGGGATCTGGTTCGGCTTGCAGGTTCTTAACGGAGCAATCGCGGATTCCAGCATGGGTGGCGTGGCCTATTGGGAGCACGCGGGCGGCTTTATCGCCGGCATTTTACTGACCCTGCCTGTGTGGCAACGGCTGGGCGGCAAGGTGTTCTGGGACAGAACCCACGGCCATCCGCCCCACCCCGAAGCCAAGTATAAACTATCCCCCAGCCGCATCCCGAAAATTACGAGGCGTAGATGA
- a CDS encoding DUF2235 domain-containing protein — MIGIKRIKRWLGLGPDIEQSPALPSRGRVDHVIIFDGTMSTLKAGCETNAGLAYKLLHEMASSQHLSLRYEHGLQWHNWRHTWDVINGKGINRQIRRAYGFLASRYRPGDRIFLLGFSRGAFAARSLAGVIDRLGLLTQEQATVRNVRQLYRHYQCSADSDAARLFAAAHCHKGVKIEMVGVWDTVMALGLRWPVLWRWTQPQHAFHSRHLGHSVRHGFHALAMDETRLAFAPVMWESRANWVGVMEQMWFRGCHSDIGGNLGGFDAARPLSNIPLVWMLEKMEGCNVRFPEGWQARFEQDAEASMVGSWRGWAKLFLWRRRRVIGRDASERIHPTARGHKYANKGNPVRP; from the coding sequence ATGATCGGAATAAAACGCATAAAGCGCTGGCTGGGTCTTGGGCCAGACATCGAGCAATCGCCCGCTTTGCCGTCACGCGGTCGGGTGGATCATGTGATTATCTTTGACGGCACTATGTCCACGCTTAAGGCAGGATGCGAAACCAACGCAGGACTGGCCTATAAGCTGCTGCACGAAATGGCCTCCTCGCAACATCTGTCACTGCGCTATGAACACGGGCTGCAATGGCACAATTGGCGGCACACGTGGGATGTGATCAACGGCAAGGGGATCAACCGGCAGATCAGGCGGGCTTACGGGTTTTTGGCCAGCCGATACCGCCCCGGGGACCGGATTTTCCTGCTGGGGTTTTCGCGCGGGGCCTTTGCGGCGCGATCATTGGCGGGGGTGATCGACCGGCTGGGATTGCTGACGCAAGAACAGGCAACCGTGCGCAATGTGCGCCAGCTATACCGCCATTACCAATGTTCGGCGGACAGTGACGCGGCGCGGCTGTTTGCGGCGGCCCATTGCCACAAAGGTGTTAAAATCGAAATGGTCGGGGTCTGGGATACAGTCATGGCGCTGGGCCTGCGCTGGCCGGTTTTATGGCGCTGGACCCAGCCGCAACATGCGTTCCACAGCCGCCACCTTGGCCATAGCGTGCGGCACGGGTTCCACGCGCTGGCGATGGATGAAACCCGTCTGGCTTTTGCGCCGGTGATGTGGGAAAGCCGCGCCAACTGGGTTGGTGTGATGGAGCAAATGTGGTTTCGCGGATGCCACAGCGATATCGGCGGCAATCTGGGCGGGTTTGATGCGGCAAGGCCGCTGTCAAACATCCCGCTGGTCTGGATGCTGGAAAAAATGGAGGGCTGCAATGTGCGTTTCCCCGAGGGTTGGCAAGCGCGGTTTGAACAGGATGCCGAGGCCTCGATGGTCGGATCATGGCGCGGCTGGGCCAAGCTGTTCCTGTGGCGCCGCCGCCGCGTGATCGGGCGCGATGCAAGCGAACGGATACACCCCACAGCACGGGGTCATAAATACGCAAACAAAGGAAACCCTGTCCGCCCATAA
- a CDS encoding COG4315 family predicted lipoprotein, translating into MFKSLLIATALTTTLFAGGAFAAAHAPQATIHVVTTDSGKVYSDAKGMTLYTFDKDAKGVSNCNDGCAAKWPPLMAPAKAQGEGQFSVVTRADGSKQWAVNGMPLYTWIKDKKPGDVTGDGVKGVWHIAKP; encoded by the coding sequence ATGTTCAAATCCCTTTTGATCGCAACTGCACTCACCACCACCCTGTTCGCAGGTGGCGCATTTGCCGCCGCCCACGCGCCGCAAGCCACCATCCATGTTGTCACCACGGATAGCGGCAAAGTATACAGCGATGCCAAAGGCATGACACTGTATACCTTCGACAAGGATGCCAAGGGCGTTTCCAACTGCAACGATGGTTGTGCAGCAAAATGGCCCCCGTTGATGGCCCCTGCCAAGGCCCAAGGTGAAGGCCAGTTTTCCGTCGTTACCCGTGCGGATGGCTCGAAACAATGGGCCGTGAACGGCATGCCGCTTTACACATGGATCAAAGACAAAAAACCTGGCGATGTCACCGGTGACGGCGTCAAAGGTGTGTGGCATATTGCCAAGCCCTAA
- a CDS encoding inositol monophosphatase family protein, producing MPMSANLNLMIKAARAAGRSLSKDFREVENLQVSLKGAGDFVSKADFAAEEIIREQLTEARPTYGWVGEETGVTKGDDPTRRWIVDPLDGTTNFLHGMPHWAVSIALEHKGEVVAGVVYDPTKDEMFFAEKGQGAWMNESRMRVSGRRRLSECVFATGLPFSGRADLPQTLQELARILPATSGVRRWGSASLDLAYVAAGRYDGFWERGLNLWDIAAGVVIVREAGGMIEPLRKERDILADGEVICANEPIFEQFAKIIREK from the coding sequence ATGCCGATGAGTGCCAATCTTAACCTGATGATCAAAGCCGCACGCGCGGCCGGTCGTTCGCTGTCAAAAGATTTTCGCGAGGTCGAGAACCTGCAGGTTTCCCTGAAGGGGGCCGGTGATTTCGTTTCCAAAGCCGATTTTGCCGCCGAAGAAATCATCCGCGAACAACTGACCGAGGCGCGCCCGACCTATGGCTGGGTGGGCGAAGAAACCGGCGTGACCAAGGGCGATGACCCGACGCGGCGCTGGATTGTCGATCCGCTGGATGGCACCACCAATTTCCTGCACGGGATGCCGCATTGGGCTGTTTCGATCGCGCTGGAGCACAAAGGCGAGGTTGTCGCCGGTGTGGTTTACGATCCAACCAAGGACGAGATGTTCTTTGCCGAAAAAGGGCAGGGCGCGTGGATGAACGAAAGCCGGATGCGGGTTTCGGGCCGCCGCCGCCTGTCGGAATGTGTGTTTGCAACCGGCCTGCCGTTTAGCGGTCGGGCCGATTTGCCGCAAACCTTGCAGGAACTGGCGCGGATATTGCCGGCAACCTCGGGCGTGCGGCGCTGGGGATCTGCGTCACTGGATCTGGCCTATGTGGCGGCTGGCCGCTATGACGGTTTCTGGGAACGTGGCCTGAACCTGTGGGATATTGCCGCCGGTGTGGTGATTGTCCGTGAGGCTGGCGGCATGATCGAACCATTGCGCAAGGAGCGCGATATACTGGCGGATGGTGAAGTTATCTGCGCCAATGAGCCGATTTTCGAGCAGTTCGCTAAAATCATTCGCGAGAAGTGA
- a CDS encoding Hint domain-containing protein, with the protein MDNNPSEQFSINGGAPQTFDGTAIYNATITYIDGTTATITAVVYQDVNGNTYLAPEYSANADQTALEAGAIRSISLDSLAGNIFSGMTTSRQTWNYVTCFVRGTKIETASGSVAVEDLGAGDLIRTVDNGLQPLRWIGRRTVPAENAFAPILIRKGALGNTDDLRVSPQHRILLSGWRAEMHLGMTEVLAPAKALINGETILRETGGEVEYFHIMFDQHELVFAAGIESESFHPGDMGWNALTEEAREEILTLFPELRDEGFKAYGATARPTIKSREVQMLS; encoded by the coding sequence ATGGATAACAACCCGTCCGAGCAGTTTTCGATCAACGGTGGCGCCCCGCAAACTTTTGATGGCACCGCAATCTATAATGCGACAATCACATATATTGATGGAACGACGGCAACCATAACGGCAGTTGTCTATCAGGATGTGAACGGTAATACCTATCTTGCACCGGAATACTCGGCAAATGCAGACCAGACTGCACTGGAAGCCGGGGCAATCCGTTCAATATCCTTGGATAGTTTAGCGGGTAATATTTTCAGTGGCATGACAACCAGCCGCCAAACCTGGAATTATGTGACCTGTTTTGTGCGTGGAACGAAAATTGAAACAGCAAGCGGGTCTGTTGCTGTCGAAGATCTGGGCGCAGGTGATTTGATCCGCACTGTAGACAACGGATTGCAACCTTTGCGCTGGATTGGGCGCCGGACTGTTCCGGCTGAAAACGCATTTGCCCCCATTCTGATCCGCAAGGGGGCGTTGGGAAACACAGACGATTTGCGCGTGTCACCGCAGCACCGGATTTTGCTTTCCGGCTGGCGTGCCGAAATGCATCTGGGCATGACCGAAGTGCTGGCACCTGCCAAGGCATTGATAAACGGGGAAACTATTCTGCGCGAAACAGGGGGCGAGGTCGAGTATTTCCACATCATGTTTGATCAGCATGAACTGGTTTTTGCCGCTGGAATCGAATCCGAAAGCTTCCATCCTGGTGATATGGGCTGGAACGCATTAACCGAGGAAGCTCGCGAAGAAATTCTGACCCTGTTCCCCGAATTGCGTGACGAAGGCTTCAAAGCGTATGGCGCCACAGCCCGTCCGACAATCAAGTCGCGCGAAGTGCAAATGCTATCCTAG
- a CDS encoding DUF3047 domain-containing protein encodes MNKYLTGLLASLAISGAVQASAETLKFDKSWAEQGFLRLWTNDYGLKGRQLQVSSDGTVSMLYRSVPKSAWGSKMASWGWSVAKSVVATDLTRKGGDDRNLAIYFVFMDAKDADRLSGASIRKVLKNSSTKALVYVWGGDYPRGKILYSPYGPNKLKTVISRRAGKGAFNENVDLAADYQRAFGANSGVLVGVGISADSDDTDGMISATIKDLKVF; translated from the coding sequence ATGAATAAGTATTTGACCGGTTTGTTGGCCTCTTTGGCTATTTCAGGGGCGGTTCAGGCCTCGGCGGAAACGTTGAAATTCGACAAATCCTGGGCGGAACAGGGGTTCCTGCGCTTGTGGACCAATGATTACGGTCTGAAGGGGCGTCAGTTGCAGGTGTCCTCGGACGGGACGGTTTCGATGTTGTACCGGTCGGTGCCAAAATCGGCCTGGGGCTCGAAAATGGCATCATGGGGCTGGTCGGTGGCAAAATCTGTTGTGGCCACGGATCTGACCCGCAAGGGCGGGGACGATCGCAATCTGGCGATCTATTTTGTGTTTATGGATGCAAAAGATGCCGACAGGCTGTCTGGTGCATCTATCCGGAAGGTGCTGAAAAATTCCAGCACAAAGGCGCTGGTTTATGTCTGGGGCGGCGATTACCCGCGCGGCAAAATCCTGTACAGCCCCTATGGGCCGAACAAGTTGAAAACCGTAATCAGCCGCAGGGCGGGCAAGGGCGCGTTCAACGAAAATGTTGATCTGGCCGCCGATTACCAGCGTGCCTTTGGCGCCAATTCCGGTGTGCTGGTCGGCGTCGGCATTTCTGCCGATAGTGATGACACCGACGGGATGATCAGTGCCACCATCAAGGATCTGAAGGTTTTCTGA
- a CDS encoding RNA polymerase sigma factor, whose protein sequence is MPEFRSQLQDCLPDLWRYAYALTRDRNMADDLVQDCAERALRKRDLWKQTGALKPWLMKMLLNLYRNQLRTQSRRPQLVAMDDMHHDPAAPDALDQKLALSQTARAMKKLPDDQREALLLIVLGGVSYKQAAVALNVPLGTLMSRLGRARAKLRELMADAPTADLKGAS, encoded by the coding sequence ATGCCTGAATTTCGCTCCCAGCTACAGGATTGCCTGCCCGATCTCTGGCGTTATGCCTATGCCCTGACCCGTGACCGGAATATGGCCGACGATCTGGTGCAGGATTGCGCCGAACGTGCCCTGCGCAAACGCGATTTGTGGAAACAGACCGGCGCCTTGAAACCGTGGTTGATGAAAATGCTTCTGAATCTTTACCGCAATCAGCTGCGCACCCAATCACGCCGCCCGCAACTGGTAGCGATGGATGATATGCACCATGATCCGGCCGCCCCCGATGCGCTGGACCAGAAACTGGCACTATCACAAACCGCCCGCGCCATGAAAAAACTGCCCGATGACCAACGCGAGGCGCTTTTGCTGATTGTGCTGGGCGGCGTTAGCTATAAACAGGCAGCCGTTGCCCTGAATGTGCCGCTGGGCACGCTGATGTCCCGCCTTGGCCGCGCACGGGCGAAATTACGCGAACTTATGGCCGATGCGCCAACAGCCGACCTGAAGGGGGCATCATGA
- a CDS encoding anti-sigma factor family protein produces MTRPNVTTEMLHAFVDGQLDDADMALVEAYLAENPDRAEEVADWAAQNDAIRALFPAPDMPIELPEIAPVANTNRAPWRAIAASVAIMAVGIALGWAGRGAAPQNTEIQVAGLVSEAIAAHAVFTADPNRPVEIRADDEDLLIRWLSNRVGEKLSAPDLSANGFELVGGRLLSATEGPAAQFMYENADGTRITLFAVRSDNSRMAEFEFKNDGDTNSFYWQDENLRFALVGDLPRDQLNNIAVRVYQAFS; encoded by the coding sequence ATGACCCGACCGAATGTGACAACCGAAATGCTGCATGCCTTTGTTGACGGGCAACTGGATGATGCCGATATGGCGCTGGTCGAGGCCTATCTGGCCGAAAATCCGGACCGCGCCGAAGAGGTCGCCGACTGGGCCGCGCAGAATGACGCGATCCGCGCACTGTTCCCCGCCCCCGACATGCCGATTGAGCTGCCCGAAATTGCGCCGGTGGCCAACACCAACCGCGCCCCTTGGCGGGCCATCGCGGCTTCGGTTGCCATTATGGCCGTTGGCATTGCCTTGGGCTGGGCGGGCCGTGGTGCTGCGCCGCAAAATACCGAAATTCAGGTGGCCGGCCTAGTGTCCGAGGCCATCGCCGCCCACGCCGTTTTCACCGCCGACCCGAACCGCCCTGTCGAAATCAGGGCCGATGACGAAGACCTGCTGATCCGCTGGCTGTCAAACCGCGTGGGCGAAAAACTGTCCGCCCCCGATCTGTCGGCCAACGGCTTTGAACTGGTTGGCGGTCGGCTGTTGTCTGCAACCGAAGGCCCCGCCGCGCAATTCATGTATGAAAACGCCGACGGCACCCGCATCACCCTGTTTGCGGTGCGCAGCGACAACAGCCGGATGGCCGAATTCGAATTCAAGAATGATGGTGATACCAACAGTTTCTACTGGCAGGACGAAAACCTGCGCTTTGCCCTTGTTGGTGATCTGCCGCGCGATCAGTTGAACAATATCGCCGTTCGGGTCTATCAGGCGTTTTCATAG
- a CDS encoding GFA family protein produces MTKHKLTCHCGAVELQVKLANGLNTAQRCDCSFCRRRGAIAVTALLDDVEIVKGADKLTLYTWGTHTAKHYFCSVCGIYTHHQRRSNPDEYGVNVGAIEGINPRDLGEVPWSDGVNHPSDRKT; encoded by the coding sequence ATGACAAAACACAAGCTGACATGCCATTGCGGCGCGGTTGAACTGCAGGTGAAACTGGCAAATGGTCTGAATACGGCGCAGCGCTGCGATTGTTCGTTTTGTAGAAGAAGAGGGGCGATTGCAGTCACTGCCTTGCTTGATGATGTTGAAATAGTGAAAGGCGCGGACAAGCTAACCCTATACACTTGGGGCACACATACCGCCAAACACTACTTCTGTTCCGTCTGTGGTATCTATACCCACCACCAGCGCCGCTCGAACCCGGATGAATACGGCGTCAACGTCGGCGCGATCGAAGGGATCAACCCGCGCGATCTGGGCGAAGTGCCGTGGAGTGACGGGGTAAACCACCCGTCGGACCGCAAGACCTGA
- the metF gene encoding methylenetetrahydrofolate reductase [NAD(P)H]: MATPRISFEFFPPQSLEASFRLWDTVQVLAPMNPNFVSVTYGAGGTTRDLTHEAVTTIQNNYGLKVAAHLTCINSTRDEILAIADKYAKAGVTDIVALRGDAPKGADGFKPVEGGFTSSIELVETLAETGKFNIRVGAYPEPHPESPDTAADVEWLKRKIDAGASSAITQFFFEAETFFRFRDACEKAGIDAPIIPGIMPITSWTGIKKFAAGCGASIPTWLDDAFTKAIRDGRTDLLSTAVCTELCSDLIDGGVEDLHFYTLNRPALTRDICHALGVTPAVSLENVA; this comes from the coding sequence ATGGCCACGCCCCGCATCAGCTTTGAATTTTTCCCGCCGCAATCGCTCGAGGCATCGTTTCGCCTGTGGGACACCGTGCAGGTGCTGGCGCCGATGAACCCGAATTTCGTATCCGTCACTTACGGAGCGGGCGGCACCACACGGGATCTGACGCACGAGGCCGTGACCACCATCCAGAACAATTACGGGCTGAAGGTGGCGGCGCATCTGACTTGTATCAATTCCACCCGCGATGAAATTCTGGCGATTGCCGACAAATACGCCAAGGCGGGCGTGACCGATATCGTTGCCCTGCGCGGCGATGCCCCCAAGGGGGCCGACGGGTTCAAACCTGTCGAGGGCGGGTTCACCAGTTCGATCGAGCTGGTTGAAACGCTGGCCGAAACCGGCAAATTCAACATCCGCGTTGGCGCTTATCCCGAACCGCACCCCGAAAGCCCCGATACGGCAGCCGATGTGGAATGGCTGAAACGCAAGATCGATGCAGGCGCCAGCAGTGCGATCACCCAGTTTTTCTTTGAGGCGGAAACTTTTTTCCGGTTTCGCGATGCCTGCGAAAAGGCCGGTATCGATGCGCCGATCATTCCGGGGATCATGCCGATCACCAGCTGGACCGGGATCAAAAAATTTGCCGCCGGTTGCGGGGCGTCGATCCCGACCTGGCTGGATGACGCGTTTACCAAAGCCATCCGCGACGGGCGCACCGATCTGTTGTCCACCGCCGTTTGCACCGAATTATGCAGCGATCTGATTGATGGCGGGGTCGAGGATTTGCATTTCTACACCCTGAACCGCCCTGCCCTGACCCGAGATATTTGTCATGCGCTGGGGGTGACGCCTGCGGTTTCGCTGGAGAATGTTGCCTAG
- a CDS encoding AEC family transporter — MTEVFLIVLPLVLLVALGQVIAKTGWLAANDWTGLEKLSFRILIPALIIRSIAHSDMTLKSSGFYVATMLLAFTVAGILTLILRVALPKQALGNPQLSSMFQAVTRWNALITLPVAAQLFGPSGLTTITIAMAFLIPFINIINIAALATMLAGRFSVWKVLKTIALNPLIIASVLGLALNIGKIPIPAPVDTMLEMTGRAALAVGLLCVGAGFNMRRLFYLNWKIIWAVAIKAIVAPALVFFLAQSFGLAPMETLCAMLVVATPTATNGYIIARQMGGDAELYAIILNWQLVIAIFAFPVMIAIMQG; from the coding sequence ATGACAGAGGTTTTTCTGATAGTGTTGCCGCTGGTCCTGCTGGTGGCCCTCGGGCAGGTGATTGCCAAGACCGGCTGGCTGGCCGCAAACGACTGGACAGGGCTGGAAAAACTGAGTTTCCGGATATTGATCCCCGCCTTGATCATCCGCTCGATCGCCCATTCAGACATGACGCTGAAATCTTCCGGCTTTTACGTAGCAACTATGCTGCTGGCATTCACAGTTGCGGGAATACTTACCCTGATATTGCGTGTCGCCCTGCCCAAACAGGCTTTGGGCAATCCGCAGTTATCCTCGATGTTTCAGGCCGTTACCCGATGGAATGCACTGATCACCCTGCCCGTGGCGGCGCAACTGTTCGGACCTTCGGGATTAACCACCATCACAATCGCAATGGCCTTTCTTATCCCTTTCATCAACATCATAAATATTGCCGCCCTTGCTACGATGCTTGCGGGGCGGTTTTCGGTCTGGAAGGTGTTAAAAACGATCGCCCTGAACCCGTTGATCATTGCCTCGGTTCTGGGTCTGGCCCTGAATATCGGCAAGATCCCGATCCCCGCGCCGGTGGACACAATGCTGGAAATGACCGGCCGTGCGGCCCTTGCGGTGGGATTGCTTTGCGTCGGCGCGGGGTTCAACATGCGACGGCTGTTTTATCTGAACTGGAAAATCATCTGGGCGGTTGCCATCAAGGCCATCGTGGCACCGGCACTGGTGTTCTTTCTGGCGCAATCCTTCGGGCTGGCCCCGATGGAAACCCTTTGCGCCATGCTGGTTGTGGCCACACCGACGGCCACCAACGGCTATATCATCGCCCGCCAGATGGGAGGCGATGCCGAGCTGTATGCGATTATCCTGAACTGGCAACTGGTGATTGCGATCTTCGCCTTTCCGGTGATGATCGCCATCATGCAGGGGTGA
- a CDS encoding LysR family transcriptional regulator has translation MHLELRHLRTIKAIHEAGGLARAAEVMNITQSALSHQIKGLEEQTQVELFIRRSKPLRLSAAGMRLLALAERVLPEIEAIEQDFEGLNSGRAGRLHIAIECHACFEWLFPVLEEFRKAWPDVDVDIRAGLSFDALTALQKEQVDLVISSDPEELTGVEFSPLFDYEPVFVAAAKNPLAEKPYIEARDFRDQTLITYPVDRSKLDAFTELLGPAKVEPAAIRQVELTAVILLLVASNRGVTVLPDWVVRDVRYNSDYITRRLTKDGLTRRLYAAIRNEDAAKPYMAHFIRLGRSIPVKLQRGALISS, from the coding sequence ATGCACTTGGAACTCCGCCACTTGCGCACGATCAAAGCCATTCACGAGGCCGGTGGGCTGGCCCGTGCGGCCGAGGTGATGAACATCACCCAATCGGCCCTTAGCCACCAGATCAAGGGGCTTGAGGAACAGACGCAGGTTGAACTTTTTATCCGCCGTTCCAAACCTTTACGCCTGTCCGCCGCCGGTATGCGCCTGTTGGCGCTGGCCGAACGGGTGCTGCCGGAAATCGAGGCGATCGAGCAGGATTTTGAGGGGCTTAATAGTGGCCGCGCCGGGCGCTTGCATATCGCGATTGAATGTCACGCCTGTTTTGAATGGCTGTTTCCGGTTTTAGAAGAATTTCGCAAGGCCTGGCCGGATGTCGATGTCGATATACGCGCCGGTCTGTCGTTCGACGCGCTGACGGCTTTGCAAAAGGAACAGGTCGATCTGGTGATTTCCTCGGACCCCGAGGAATTAACCGGTGTCGAATTTTCCCCATTGTTCGATTATGAACCGGTGTTCGTTGCGGCCGCGAAAAACCCGCTGGCAGAAAAACCCTATATCGAGGCCAGGGATTTCCGCGATCAAACCCTGATCACCTATCCGGTGGACCGCAGCAAACTGGATGCTTTTACCGAATTGCTGGGGCCGGCCAAGGTGGAACCGGCGGCCATCCGTCAGGTGGAACTGACCGCCGTTATCCTGCTTTTGGTGGCCTCGAACCGGGGTGTGACCGTATTGCCGGATTGGGTGGTGCGTGATGTCAGATACAATTCGGATTACATCACCCGCCGCCTGACAAAAGACGGATTAACCCGCAGATTATATGCAGCCATCCGCAACGAGGACGCCGCCAAACCCTATATGGCCCATTTTATCCGGTTGGGGCGTTCAATTCCTGTTAAATTGCAACGAGGGGCGCTCATATCTAGCTAA